A window from Aeromonas rivipollensis encodes these proteins:
- a CDS encoding AAA family ATPase, which translates to MSKISSTSPLLHVRFGDFELDERNARLLRHDHTVSLSPIPFNLLCTLVREHGLLLSKDELLDRVWGHRFVSASVLKGAISDIRTLLGDDPRQPSFIETVSRRGYRFICPLLPQEAGCPSVTPVPTSLPMTQQSPSLGLFVGREEALVRLQEAWLRATQGLRAIVWVAGEPGIGKSTLIAHFCAGIPHGLWVRGQCVQLHGAGEPYLPVLEAIAELCRRDEEAVSLLRSVAPTWLLQLPWLCSQAQRETLLHELVGAHPQRMLREMSEFLDRYTERRPLLLITEDLHWGDPSTLQLIDYLARRPGHSRLMWLGSVRPDEPLATDHPLHALRPALLGQGLSEEIGLLPFSTQEVATYVSERMPAMKAAPGLALALHERTGGVPLFVAALATEVMSRTTHGDDTEPASLVRRVLPETLGALIDHHVARLPEPRRQLLAAAAVLGTRVHVDTLARVLDCSLMEMAQRCEALIRERLWLMAPAPSEAAEGASGCVLFRHQLFRQRLYDGLSSPLRGALHGKIGSTLEALRAGGQEVTAAELAMHFDRGHAPMKALGYYAEAAEAALLHLSPAECMSLTARGLTLIEQLPESPSRHGLEITLATLRGAAAFHALGAGEQARQAYQRAADRLAGVPAHPIAGLVLHGLGFLHDLRAEYPEALAVAARARALAVAQADPLLILAACTVQGQALMMQGHHDAARETLEQALPLLEQAQAGAEHDLIGFIADPQATVLALLSLSLAQLGLFAQARERLAQAYARAHRLAQPMALMITLWCDALCGIRLGDVARVAALAGEMRALVDEFALVQGQAPCRWFQGWADTRWGQPREGAHQIRQAYLDNRALGMVSGGSETLGYLAEALVLQQEWRQAQEQLDQALALVQRHGERIALPQLLLLQGAIAQAAGDTQAAATSARQAFEEAQAQGTPWLALLALVTLCTYQTPTRAEWDTLATLTAQLAEAGDTPLLARANCLLASRPTAR; encoded by the coding sequence ATGTCAAAGATATCAAGTACATCGCCTCTATTGCATGTCCGCTTTGGCGACTTCGAACTGGATGAACGAAATGCGCGGCTGCTGCGCCATGACCACACCGTTTCCCTCTCCCCCATCCCGTTCAACCTGCTATGCACCCTGGTCCGCGAGCATGGCCTGCTCCTGAGCAAGGATGAGTTGCTCGATCGGGTATGGGGCCACCGTTTCGTGAGCGCCTCCGTCCTCAAGGGGGCCATCAGCGATATCCGCACCCTGCTGGGAGACGATCCCCGCCAACCCAGCTTCATAGAGACAGTCTCCCGCCGCGGCTACCGCTTCATCTGTCCGCTGCTCCCCCAGGAGGCCGGTTGCCCCTCCGTCACGCCTGTCCCCACTTCGCTTCCGATGACGCAACAGTCGCCCTCCTTGGGGCTGTTTGTCGGGCGGGAGGAGGCTCTGGTGCGCTTGCAGGAGGCCTGGCTGCGGGCCACTCAGGGCCTGCGTGCCATCGTCTGGGTCGCGGGGGAACCGGGGATCGGCAAGTCAACCCTGATCGCGCACTTTTGCGCCGGGATCCCCCATGGCCTCTGGGTTAGGGGGCAATGCGTGCAGTTGCACGGGGCGGGTGAGCCCTATCTGCCGGTGCTGGAGGCCATCGCCGAACTCTGTCGTCGCGATGAGGAGGCTGTCTCGCTGCTGCGCAGCGTGGCCCCGACCTGGCTGCTGCAACTGCCCTGGCTCTGCTCCCAGGCGCAGCGCGAAACCCTGCTGCATGAACTGGTCGGCGCCCACCCCCAGCGCATGCTGCGGGAGATGAGCGAGTTTCTGGATCGCTATACCGAACGGCGGCCGCTGCTGCTGATCACCGAAGATCTGCACTGGGGCGATCCCTCGACTCTCCAGCTCATCGACTACCTTGCCCGCCGACCCGGTCACAGCCGCCTGATGTGGCTGGGCAGCGTCAGACCGGACGAGCCCCTCGCCACCGATCATCCGCTCCACGCCCTCAGGCCGGCGCTGCTCGGGCAGGGTCTGAGTGAGGAGATAGGGCTGCTCCCCTTCAGCACCCAGGAGGTGGCAACCTATGTGAGCGAACGGATGCCGGCCATGAAGGCCGCCCCCGGGCTTGCCCTCGCCCTCCATGAGCGCACCGGCGGCGTCCCGCTGTTCGTCGCCGCCCTCGCCACCGAGGTGATGAGCCGGACCACTCATGGGGACGACACCGAGCCCGCCAGCCTGGTTCGCCGGGTGCTGCCCGAGACCCTGGGTGCCCTGATCGATCACCATGTGGCCAGACTCCCCGAGCCGCGGCGCCAGTTGCTCGCCGCCGCCGCCGTGCTGGGTACCCGGGTCCATGTCGACACCCTGGCTCGGGTGCTGGATTGCAGTCTGATGGAGATGGCACAGCGGTGCGAGGCGCTGATCCGGGAGCGGCTCTGGTTGATGGCGCCAGCCCCGAGCGAGGCGGCGGAGGGGGCCAGCGGCTGTGTCCTGTTTCGCCATCAACTGTTTCGCCAGCGCCTCTATGATGGCCTCTCATCCCCCCTGCGCGGAGCGCTGCACGGCAAGATAGGGAGCACCCTGGAGGCGCTGCGCGCAGGGGGCCAGGAGGTGACCGCCGCCGAGCTGGCCATGCATTTCGACCGTGGCCACGCCCCCATGAAGGCCCTTGGCTATTATGCCGAGGCCGCCGAGGCCGCCCTGCTTCACCTCAGCCCCGCCGAGTGCATGAGCCTGACCGCCCGGGGGTTGACCCTCATAGAGCAACTCCCCGAGAGCCCGTCACGCCACGGCCTGGAGATCACCCTGGCCACCCTGCGTGGCGCGGCCGCCTTCCATGCTCTGGGGGCCGGGGAGCAGGCCCGCCAAGCCTACCAGCGGGCCGCCGACCGGCTGGCCGGGGTGCCGGCTCACCCCATTGCCGGTCTGGTGCTCCATGGCCTGGGTTTCCTCCATGACCTGCGCGCCGAATACCCAGAGGCTCTGGCGGTCGCCGCCCGTGCACGCGCCCTCGCCGTCGCCCAGGCGGATCCCCTGCTGATCCTGGCCGCCTGTACCGTGCAGGGTCAGGCGCTCATGATGCAGGGCCACCATGACGCGGCCAGAGAGACCCTGGAGCAGGCCCTGCCGCTGCTCGAGCAGGCACAGGCCGGGGCCGAACACGACCTCATCGGTTTTATCGCCGATCCCCAGGCGACGGTACTGGCTCTGCTGAGCCTCTCCCTCGCCCAGCTCGGCCTGTTTGCCCAGGCCCGGGAGCGCCTGGCACAGGCCTATGCCCGCGCCCACCGGCTGGCCCAGCCGATGGCGCTGATGATCACCCTCTGGTGCGATGCCCTGTGCGGGATCCGGCTCGGCGATGTGGCACGGGTGGCGGCCCTGGCCGGCGAGATGCGCGCCCTGGTCGATGAGTTTGCCCTCGTCCAGGGCCAGGCGCCCTGCCGCTGGTTCCAGGGGTGGGCTGACACTCGGTGGGGCCAGCCCCGGGAGGGGGCGCACCAGATCCGGCAGGCCTATCTGGACAACAGGGCACTGGGGATGGTATCCGGGGGCAGCGAGACTCTGGGCTACCTCGCCGAGGCCCTGGTGCTGCAACAAGAGTGGCGCCAGGCGCAGGAACAACTGGATCAGGCGCTCGCCCTGGTGCAGCGTCATGGTGAACGCATTGCCCTGCCACAACTGCTGCTGCTCCAGGGGGCGATCGCACAGGCCGCCGGCGATACCCAGGCTGCCGCCACCTCGGCCCGTCAGGCGTTCGAGGAAGCCCAGGCCCAGGGCACCCCCTGGCTGGCCTTGCTGGCGCTGGTCACCCTGTGCACATACCAGACTCCGACCCGGGCCGAGTGGGACACCCTCGCCACCCTGACGGCCCAGCTCGCCGAGGCGGGGGATACCCCCCTCCTCGCCCGGGCAAATTGCCTTCTCGCCAGCAGGCCAACAGCCAGATGA
- a CDS encoding efflux RND transporter periplasmic adaptor subunit, translating to MKRFVTAASAATLTALLCACSEPPPSTSALRPVNTLALHYDSLRNSHRYFASVASRYEVEQAFRIGGKVLDRKVDVGQVVNEGDVLAVLDDADYLLAEEAARQRLDAANAAAWQAEADWLRLKALKKNGSVSASHEEQAHSTLRTARAAAQAEARQFELARNQVNYTQLRAPISGVVTALHMEKGQVVAAGQPVITLASEGKPEVVADIPENRLAEFKAARYKASLATAPERYFAVELRELSAQASTQTRTYRARLKPVEPRQLPLGATATLIAEHTDGDTRVATLPATALTQEQGAPAVWTVQQEGKGNTGTVKLVKVTIQGYRSDEVLVSGPAEGALVVTAGVQKMAPGLKVALPAASPSASEEVIR from the coding sequence GTGAAACGCTTCGTCACCGCGGCCAGCGCCGCCACGCTCACTGCCCTGCTCTGCGCATGCTCCGAGCCGCCCCCCTCCACCAGTGCCTTGAGGCCGGTGAACACCCTGGCACTGCACTACGACAGCCTGCGCAACAGCCACCGCTATTTCGCCTCGGTCGCCTCCCGCTATGAGGTCGAGCAAGCCTTTCGCATTGGCGGCAAGGTGCTGGATCGCAAGGTCGATGTCGGTCAGGTGGTGAATGAGGGCGATGTGCTCGCCGTGCTCGATGATGCGGATTACCTGCTCGCCGAGGAGGCCGCCCGCCAGCGCCTGGATGCGGCCAATGCCGCCGCCTGGCAGGCCGAAGCCGACTGGCTGCGCCTCAAGGCGCTCAAGAAGAACGGCTCCGTCAGCGCCTCCCACGAGGAGCAGGCCCACAGCACCCTGCGCACCGCCAGGGCGGCGGCACAGGCCGAGGCTCGCCAATTCGAACTGGCCCGCAACCAGGTCAACTACACCCAGCTGCGAGCCCCCATCAGCGGCGTGGTGACGGCGCTGCACATGGAAAAAGGCCAGGTGGTGGCCGCGGGTCAACCCGTCATCACCCTCGCCAGCGAGGGCAAGCCTGAGGTCGTGGCCGACATTCCCGAGAACCGGCTGGCCGAGTTCAAGGCGGCACGCTACAAGGCGTCGCTGGCCACGGCGCCGGAGCGCTATTTTGCGGTCGAACTGCGCGAGCTCTCGGCCCAGGCCTCGACGCAGACCCGTACCTACCGCGCCCGTCTCAAGCCGGTCGAGCCGAGGCAGTTGCCACTGGGGGCAACCGCCACCCTGATCGCCGAGCACACCGATGGGGACACCCGGGTCGCGACCCTCCCCGCCACGGCCCTGACCCAGGAGCAGGGAGCGCCGGCGGTCTGGACGGTACAGCAGGAGGGCAAGGGGAACACAGGCACCGTCAAGCTGGTCAAGGTGACCATCCAGGGCTATCGCAGCGACGAGGTGCTCGTCTCCGGTCCCGCCGAAGGGGCCCTCGTCGTCACCGCCGGGGTGCAGAAAATGGCACCGGGGCTGAAGGTCGCTCTGCCCGCCGCCTCCCCCTCTGCCAGTGAGGAAGTGATCCGATGA